The Bacillus vallismortis genome window below encodes:
- the hmoB gene encoding heme-degrading oxygenase HmoB: MNVYITYGTADFLKTLVKKHPSENILLMQGQENAILIHETSGDTVFQAPHAYEVIDQAGEMKNPGFAVLNNIAVTQEGRPLFENRFKNRAGKVENEPGFEAIRVLRPLDSDTYVILTLWETERAFQDWQQSGSYKEAHKKRGTSAGIDTTSIFSRPSYVTTYSAVE, from the coding sequence ATGAATGTTTATATTACATATGGGACAGCCGATTTTTTAAAAACGCTCGTAAAGAAGCATCCGTCGGAAAATATCCTTTTGATGCAGGGCCAGGAAAACGCGATTTTGATCCACGAAACAAGCGGAGATACCGTTTTTCAGGCACCCCATGCCTATGAAGTGATTGACCAAGCCGGCGAGATGAAGAATCCCGGTTTTGCCGTCTTGAACAATATCGCCGTCACTCAGGAAGGACGTCCGCTGTTTGAAAACAGATTCAAAAACAGAGCGGGAAAAGTAGAAAATGAGCCCGGTTTTGAAGCAATTCGTGTGCTCCGCCCGCTTGACAGTGATACGTACGTCATTCTGACCTTGTGGGAAACGGAAAGAGCCTTTCAAGACTGGCAGCAGTCAGGTTCATACAAAGAAGCCCACAAAAAACGCGGCACGTCTGCCGGAATTGACACCACGTCGATCTTCTCCCGGCCTTCGTATGTCACCACATATTCAGCTGTCGAATAG
- a CDS encoding transglycosylase domain-containing protein, which produces MFKVKKKKLFIPIIILVLTAFLALIGYISIIFLGHYVIDEKKLILHASSKIVDQDGVEVASLYTENREPVSINEIPERVREAFIAVEDKRFYEHHGIDAKSVGRAVYRDILAGGKVEGGSTITQQLAKNIFLTHDKTFLRKTKEVIIAINLERDYSKDKLLEMYLNQLYFGHGVYGIQAASHYYFNKEVKDLTISEGAVLAAIPKAPSTYSPVLHPDKSKERRDTILGMMNDQGYISAKEAVSAQGRTLGLNVKKQSETPWFDSYIDLVIEEAEDKYSISGEQLLQGGYTIKVPLDSKLQKTAYQVMKQGSYYPGTDQNAEGSAVFINNKTGGVEAAIGGREYTSKGYNRVTAARQPGSTLKPLAVYGPAMQEKEFKPYSLLKDELQSYGDYTPKNYDSQYEGEVTMSDAITYSKNAPAVWTLNEIGVETGKSYLKANGIDIPDEGLALALGGLEKGVSPLRLAGAFHTFAADGMYTEPFFISSIEDEDGETIADHKEEGKRVFSKQTSWNMTRMLQQVVKKGTAVSGTYHGDLAGKTGSTSYTGVSGATKDAWFAGYTPKITGAVWMGYDKTDQNHYLKGGSAYSTRLFKDILTQAGETGDVFTKPKNVKELESPIKLEPVKTLTADYTFKAAGLFTIELKWDAQEDDRTVYRIYVNKDGKETLLDSVEGKGSYEIPYANLFSGASYKVVPYNTQTKREGEGTDYVQPKLFSS; this is translated from the coding sequence ATGTTTAAGGTGAAGAAAAAGAAACTATTTATACCCATCATTATTTTAGTGTTAACTGCTTTTCTCGCTTTAATAGGATATATTTCAATTATTTTTCTCGGGCATTATGTCATAGATGAAAAGAAGCTGATTCTTCATGCCTCTTCAAAAATTGTCGATCAAGACGGAGTGGAGGTTGCCAGCCTGTATACAGAAAATCGTGAGCCGGTCTCGATTAATGAGATTCCGGAGCGGGTCAGAGAAGCGTTTATCGCTGTTGAGGATAAAAGGTTCTATGAACATCACGGCATTGATGCGAAATCTGTCGGAAGGGCGGTATACCGCGATATATTAGCAGGCGGAAAGGTGGAAGGCGGAAGCACGATCACTCAGCAGCTTGCCAAAAATATTTTTCTGACACACGACAAAACGTTTTTAAGAAAAACAAAAGAAGTGATCATTGCGATCAATCTTGAACGGGATTACAGCAAGGACAAGCTGCTGGAAATGTATTTGAACCAGCTTTACTTCGGGCATGGGGTCTACGGCATACAAGCGGCGTCCCACTATTATTTTAATAAGGAAGTAAAAGATTTAACTATATCCGAAGGCGCGGTTTTGGCCGCTATTCCGAAGGCGCCTTCTACGTATTCTCCTGTTTTGCATCCTGATAAAAGTAAGGAGCGGCGTGATACGATTCTCGGCATGATGAATGACCAAGGCTACATCAGTGCGAAAGAGGCTGTCAGCGCGCAGGGGAGGACGCTCGGTCTGAACGTGAAGAAACAGTCGGAAACACCTTGGTTTGACAGCTATATTGATCTTGTGATTGAAGAGGCGGAAGACAAGTACTCGATTTCCGGAGAGCAGCTTCTTCAAGGCGGATACACGATCAAGGTTCCGCTTGATTCGAAGCTTCAGAAGACGGCTTATCAGGTGATGAAGCAGGGAAGCTACTATCCCGGAACAGACCAGAATGCTGAAGGAAGCGCCGTCTTTATCAATAACAAGACAGGCGGTGTGGAAGCGGCGATCGGCGGAAGAGAATACACATCCAAAGGATACAACCGCGTCACAGCTGCCCGCCAGCCGGGTTCCACATTGAAGCCGCTTGCGGTATACGGGCCGGCGATGCAGGAAAAGGAATTTAAACCATATTCTCTATTAAAGGATGAGCTGCAATCCTACGGAGATTATACACCGAAAAACTATGACAGCCAGTATGAGGGCGAAGTGACCATGTCTGACGCCATTACGTACAGCAAAAACGCACCGGCTGTCTGGACGCTGAATGAGATCGGCGTCGAAACAGGAAAATCTTATTTGAAAGCAAACGGCATCGATATCCCTGATGAAGGCCTTGCCCTCGCTCTCGGCGGTTTGGAAAAAGGCGTTTCCCCGCTCCGGCTTGCCGGCGCGTTTCATACGTTTGCCGCGGATGGAATGTATACTGAACCGTTCTTTATTTCCAGCATAGAGGATGAAGACGGAGAAACAATAGCCGACCATAAAGAAGAAGGAAAGCGGGTATTCAGCAAGCAGACGTCTTGGAATATGACGAGAATGCTGCAGCAGGTGGTCAAAAAGGGAACGGCCGTGTCAGGAACTTATCACGGCGATCTGGCGGGAAAAACCGGTTCTACTTCTTATACAGGCGTCTCCGGCGCGACAAAGGATGCTTGGTTTGCCGGCTATACGCCGAAAATAACCGGGGCTGTCTGGATGGGCTATGATAAAACAGACCAAAACCATTATTTAAAAGGCGGCAGCGCGTATTCGACGAGACTGTTTAAAGATATTTTGACGCAGGCTGGAGAAACCGGTGATGTGTTTACGAAGCCTAAAAACGTCAAAGAACTGGAAAGCCCGATTAAGCTGGAGCCGGTCAAAACGCTAACAGCAGATTACACATTTAAAGCAGCGGGGCTGTTTACCATTGAATTAAAATGGGATGCTCAAGAGGATGATCGGACCGTATACAGAATTTATGTAAATAAGGATGGCAAGGAGACGCTTCTTGATTCAGTCGAAGGAAAGGGCAGCTATGAAATCCCTTATGCCAACTTGTTCTCAGGCGCTTCTTATAAAGTTGTGCCTTATAATACACAGACAAAAAGAGAAGGGGAAGGAACCGATTACGTTCAGCCGAAATTGTTTTCCTCTTAA
- a CDS encoding TetR/AcrR family transcriptional regulator: MSIDRKKLILEAATKSFTQFGYKATTMDLVAKLANVGKGTIYTFFKNKEELFDEIFTTLLKEMKQKADEAMEPDLPFHENVHRALFAILEFRKTHQLTIKIFQENAEIGTMAVQDVIQKMERGLLSYMKDKIENGIKSGAIKPCDPELTAFVMLKLYIALIFDWEKQHPPLDKQTIAELLELYVVKGLSAN; encoded by the coding sequence ATGTCAATAGATCGAAAAAAGCTCATTTTAGAGGCTGCTACAAAGTCTTTCACGCAGTTCGGTTATAAAGCGACGACAATGGACCTAGTGGCAAAGCTTGCGAATGTGGGGAAGGGAACCATTTATACCTTTTTCAAAAACAAAGAAGAGCTGTTTGACGAGATTTTCACAACTTTATTGAAGGAAATGAAGCAGAAAGCGGACGAAGCGATGGAGCCGGATCTTCCATTCCATGAAAATGTGCACAGAGCGCTGTTTGCCATTCTCGAGTTCAGGAAAACACATCAGCTGACGATCAAGATTTTCCAAGAAAACGCTGAAATTGGTACAATGGCCGTTCAGGACGTCATCCAAAAAATGGAGCGTGGTCTTCTATCTTATATGAAAGATAAGATAGAAAACGGGATCAAAAGCGGTGCAATCAAGCCGTGCGACCCTGAGCTGACAGCTTTTGTGATGCTGAAGCTTTATATCGCACTCATTTTTGATTGGGAAAAACAGCATCCCCCGCTTGATAAACAGACAATTGCGGAACTGCTTGAATTGTATGTTGTCAAAGGATTGTCAGCCAACTAG
- the hemE gene encoding uroporphyrinogen decarboxylase encodes MSKQETFNETFLKAARGEKADHTPVWYMRQAGRSQPEYRKLKEKYGLFEITHQPELCAYVTRLPVEQYGVDAAILYKDIMTPLPSIGVDVEIKNGIGPVIDQPIRSLADIEKLGQIDPEQDVPYVLETIKLLVNEQLNVPLIGFSGAPFTLASYMIEGGPSKNYNKTKAFMYSMPDAWDLLMHKLADMIIVYVKAQIKAGAKAIQIFDSWVGALNQADYRTYIKPVMNRIFTELAQEDVPLIMFGVGASHLAGDWHDLPLDVVGLDWRLGIEEARSKGIAKTVQGNLDPSILLAPWEVIEKKTADILDQGLKSDGFIFNLGHGVFPDVSPEVLKKLTAFVHKYSQNKKTGQYS; translated from the coding sequence ATGAGTAAACAAGAAACGTTTAACGAGACGTTTTTAAAAGCTGCACGGGGAGAAAAAGCGGATCACACGCCTGTATGGTACATGAGACAAGCTGGGCGCTCACAGCCGGAATACCGTAAGCTGAAGGAAAAGTACGGATTGTTCGAGATTACCCATCAGCCCGAACTATGTGCGTATGTCACAAGACTTCCGGTTGAGCAATACGGGGTTGATGCTGCAATCCTTTATAAAGATATCATGACTCCGCTGCCTTCAATCGGAGTGGATGTTGAAATCAAAAACGGGATCGGGCCTGTGATTGATCAGCCGATCCGGTCTCTGGCGGACATTGAAAAACTCGGACAGATTGATCCGGAACAGGATGTGCCGTACGTGCTAGAGACGATTAAACTGCTTGTCAATGAGCAGCTCAACGTCCCGCTCATCGGTTTCTCGGGTGCGCCTTTTACGCTTGCCAGCTACATGATCGAAGGCGGTCCTTCGAAAAACTACAATAAAACAAAAGCCTTCATGTACAGCATGCCGGATGCATGGGACCTTTTGATGCATAAGCTTGCCGACATGATTATCGTATACGTAAAAGCGCAAATTAAAGCAGGCGCAAAAGCGATTCAAATCTTTGATTCGTGGGTCGGCGCGCTGAATCAGGCGGACTACAGAACATACATCAAACCCGTGATGAACCGGATTTTTACAGAGCTTGCACAGGAGGATGTGCCGCTGATCATGTTTGGTGTCGGCGCAAGCCATCTGGCAGGTGATTGGCATGACCTTCCCCTCGATGTTGTCGGGCTCGATTGGAGACTCGGCATTGAGGAGGCCAGATCAAAAGGCATCGCCAAAACAGTGCAGGGCAATCTGGACCCGTCCATTTTGCTGGCGCCTTGGGAAGTCATTGAGAAAAAAACGGCGGATATACTGGATCAGGGCCTGAAATCGGACGGTTTCATTTTTAACCTTGGACATGGGGTATTTCCTGACGTCAGTCCTGAGGTTTTGAAAAAACTGACAGCATTTGTCCATAAATATTCACAAAACAAAAAAACGGGTCAATATTCCTAA
- a CDS encoding YhgE/Pip domain-containing protein, translating to MNTIRSQWKDIVTSKTLLIPIIAILFVPLIYSGVFLKAYWDPYGTVDQLPVVVVNQDKGETYEGEKLQIGDDLVKELKDNNNFDWHFSSDLDQSLKDLLNQKYYLVVEIPEDFSKNASTVLDKNPKKLDLKYHTNAGSNYVGATIGEKAIDKLKASVSKEVTEQYTKVIFDNFKDIAKGLSDASSGAKKIDDGTKDAKNGSAQLKENLEKLKESTATISDKTAQLADGAAKVTSGIQSLDSSLGKFQDSSNTIYENSGKLAAGSGKITGKLNELNAGLQKVQQGLPNLTNGLDQLNSKAQEGSEKAAKAEKLINALDLTKLETAVNNLEKSETAMKELKKQLTDFENSLKNRDQAFKNLINSSDFLTAEQKSQLINSVEKKLPQVDAPDFDQMLSQLPAADQLPDIATIKSSLEDVKAEVAQVKALPEATSKLYNGAKATQDAIDKLTAGSEKIYNASQQLTDGQNKLTAGIGEYNKQFAKAKAGSEQLVTGSSQVSGGLLKLLDGSKQVQSGSSKLADGSESLDTGLGKLLDGTGELSSKLKDAADQTGDIDADDQTYGMFADPVKTNDDAIHSVPNYGTGLTPYILSMGLYVGGIMLTVVFPLKEASGRPRNGFEWFFSKFNVMMLVGIIQSLIVATVLLLGIGLEVESTWRFYVFTIITSLAFLAMIQFLATTMGNPGRFIAVIILVLQLGASGGTFPLELLPNFYQVIHGALPMTYSINGFRAVISNGDFGYMWQMAGVLIGIALFMILLSITYFMMLSRKEETSEEQPAS from the coding sequence ATGAACACAATACGAAGTCAGTGGAAAGACATCGTAACGAGTAAAACATTATTAATTCCCATCATTGCCATTTTGTTTGTCCCGCTTATTTACAGCGGCGTGTTCTTAAAGGCTTATTGGGACCCATACGGCACAGTTGACCAGCTCCCTGTCGTTGTCGTCAACCAAGACAAAGGAGAAACCTATGAAGGAGAAAAACTCCAAATCGGTGATGATCTGGTCAAAGAATTAAAGGATAATAACAACTTTGATTGGCATTTTTCCAGTGATCTTGACCAATCGTTAAAGGACTTATTAAATCAAAAATACTATTTGGTTGTCGAGATTCCTGAGGATTTTTCTAAGAATGCCAGCACGGTATTGGACAAAAATCCGAAAAAGCTGGATCTGAAATACCATACAAATGCCGGATCCAACTATGTAGGGGCAACGATCGGTGAAAAAGCGATCGATAAACTGAAAGCCTCTGTTTCTAAAGAAGTGACCGAGCAATATACGAAAGTCATTTTTGATAACTTTAAAGATATCGCCAAGGGTTTGAGCGACGCGAGCAGCGGCGCGAAAAAAATTGATGACGGCACAAAGGATGCGAAAAACGGAAGCGCCCAGCTGAAAGAAAATTTGGAGAAGCTGAAGGAAAGCACCGCCACCATCAGTGACAAAACGGCGCAGCTTGCAGATGGAGCGGCAAAGGTAACAAGCGGCATCCAATCGCTTGACAGCTCGCTCGGAAAATTCCAGGACAGCAGCAATACGATTTATGAAAACTCAGGGAAGCTTGCCGCAGGATCAGGCAAGATAACGGGCAAACTGAATGAACTGAATGCCGGCCTTCAAAAGGTGCAGCAGGGCTTGCCTAATCTCACAAACGGACTGGATCAGCTCAACAGTAAAGCCCAAGAAGGTTCTGAGAAAGCAGCAAAAGCGGAAAAGCTCATCAATGCGCTCGATTTAACGAAGCTTGAAACAGCTGTCAACAACCTGGAAAAGTCAGAAACAGCGATGAAGGAATTAAAAAAACAGTTGACTGACTTTGAAAACAGCTTGAAAAACCGTGATCAGGCATTTAAAAATCTCATCAATTCGAGTGACTTCTTAACTGCGGAGCAAAAAAGCCAGCTGATCAATTCTGTTGAAAAGAAGCTTCCGCAAGTTGATGCGCCTGATTTTGATCAAATGTTAAGCCAGCTTCCTGCTGCTGATCAGCTGCCTGACATTGCAACGATAAAAAGCTCATTGGAAGATGTGAAAGCAGAGGTTGCACAGGTGAAGGCATTACCGGAAGCTACCTCTAAGCTTTATAACGGCGCAAAAGCCACTCAAGATGCGATTGACAAATTAACTGCTGGATCTGAGAAGATATACAATGCTTCACAGCAGCTGACAGATGGCCAAAATAAATTGACAGCCGGTATCGGTGAATATAATAAGCAGTTCGCAAAAGCAAAAGCAGGCTCAGAGCAATTGGTGACAGGAAGCAGCCAAGTATCCGGCGGTTTGCTGAAACTGTTAGACGGGTCTAAACAAGTCCAAAGCGGATCATCAAAACTTGCAGATGGATCTGAATCACTTGATACAGGTTTAGGCAAGCTATTGGACGGCACAGGAGAGCTGTCTAGTAAGCTGAAGGACGCGGCAGATCAAACAGGAGATATCGATGCTGACGATCAAACATACGGCATGTTTGCCGATCCTGTTAAAACGAATGATGACGCCATTCATTCCGTTCCTAACTATGGAACAGGGCTCACACCTTATATCCTGTCAATGGGCTTGTATGTCGGCGGCATCATGCTGACGGTTGTCTTCCCGCTGAAGGAAGCGTCAGGACGTCCGAGAAACGGTTTTGAGTGGTTCTTCAGCAAATTCAACGTTATGATGCTCGTTGGAATCATTCAATCACTGATAGTGGCAACGGTTCTTCTGCTGGGAATCGGCCTCGAGGTTGAGAGCACGTGGAGATTTTACGTGTTCACGATCATTACGAGTCTTGCTTTCCTGGCGATGATTCAATTTTTGGCCACAACGATGGGCAATCCGGGACGGTTTATCGCAGTGATTATTTTAGTGCTGCAGCTGGGAGCGAGCGGAGGAACATTCCCGCTGGAATTGCTTCCGAATTTCTATCAAGTCATCCACGGCGCATTGCCGATGACCTACAGCATTAACGGATTCAGAGCGGTCATTTCAAACGGCGATTTTGGCTACATGTGGCAGATGGCCGGCGTCTTAATTGGCATCGCCCTCTTTATGATATTGCTGAGCATTACTTACTTTATGATGCTAAGCCGGAAGGAAGAAACATCGGAAGAACAGCCGGCTTCATAA
- the hemH gene encoding ferrochelatase yields MGRKKMGLLVMAYGTPYKEEDIERYYTHIRRGRKPEPEMLQDLKDRYEAIGGISPLAKITEEQAHKLEQHLNDIQDEITFKAYIGLKHIEPFIEDAVAEMHKDGITEAVSIVLAPHFSTFSVQSYNKRAKEEAEKLGGLTITSVESWYDEPKFVKYWVDRVKETYASMPEDEREKAMLIVSAHSLPEKIKEFGDPYPNQLHESAKLIAEGAGVSEYAVGWQSEGNTPDPWLGPDVQDLTRDLFEQKGYQAFVYVPVGFVADHLEVLYDNDYECKVVTDDIGASYYRPEMPNAKPEFIDALATVVLKKLGR; encoded by the coding sequence GTGGGTAGAAAGAAAATGGGGCTTCTCGTTATGGCGTACGGCACGCCTTATAAAGAAGAAGATATCGAACGTTATTATACACATATCAGAAGAGGCAGAAAGCCTGAACCTGAAATGCTTCAAGATTTAAAAGACAGATACGAAGCAATTGGCGGCATTTCACCGCTTGCCAAAATCACAGAAGAGCAGGCGCACAAGCTTGAACAGCACTTAAATGACATTCAGGACGAGATTACATTTAAAGCGTATATCGGTCTGAAGCACATCGAGCCGTTTATTGAAGACGCTGTGGCAGAGATGCATAAGGACGGCATCACAGAAGCAGTCAGCATCGTGCTGGCACCGCATTTCTCCACATTCAGCGTGCAGTCCTACAACAAACGTGCCAAAGAAGAGGCTGAAAAACTTGGCGGCTTAACGATTACGTCTGTTGAAAGCTGGTACGATGAACCGAAGTTCGTGAAATACTGGGTTGACCGAGTGAAGGAAACATATGCGTCAATGCCTGAGGATGAAAGAGAAAAGGCGATGCTCATCGTATCCGCCCACAGTCTGCCGGAAAAAATCAAAGAATTTGGAGACCCGTACCCGAACCAGCTTCATGAATCGGCGAAATTGATTGCTGAAGGCGCAGGCGTTTCCGAATATGCTGTCGGCTGGCAAAGCGAAGGGAACACGCCTGATCCTTGGCTCGGACCCGATGTACAGGATTTAACACGTGATTTATTCGAACAAAAAGGCTATCAGGCATTTGTATATGTCCCTGTCGGATTTGTAGCGGATCATTTAGAAGTGCTTTACGATAATGATTATGAATGCAAAGTGGTCACTGACGATATAGGCGCAAGCTACTACCGCCCGGAAATGCCGAATGCAAAGCCGGAATTTATTGATGCATTAGCAACAGTTGTATTAAAAAAATTAGGACGTTAA
- a CDS encoding YhfC family intramembrane metalloprotease, producing MVSQGAVVFMALSGAIAFLLPIGLIVWFKRKYGASLKVFFIGALTFFVFAQLLEGGVHVYVLQVNEMTKEAMQNPLWYGIYGCLMAGIFEECGRYIMMRFFMKRHHAWADGLAFGAGHGGLEAVLITGLSSISLIVYAFAINSGTFEQLLINDDIKQALLPIQEQLLHTPPYEWLLGGIERISAIAVQIGLSLLVLYAIKSRRPQFLLYSILLHALFNVPAVLYQKRIIEHAAVVEIVVALIAAVSVYWIVKANRLFQ from the coding sequence ATGGTCAGTCAAGGAGCGGTAGTCTTTATGGCGCTATCAGGGGCTATTGCGTTTTTATTGCCAATCGGGCTGATTGTATGGTTTAAGCGTAAGTATGGCGCCTCGCTTAAGGTGTTCTTTATTGGCGCTCTCACGTTTTTTGTCTTTGCCCAGCTGTTGGAGGGCGGCGTTCATGTTTATGTGCTGCAAGTAAATGAAATGACGAAAGAAGCCATGCAGAATCCATTGTGGTATGGCATTTACGGCTGCTTGATGGCCGGGATTTTTGAGGAATGCGGAAGGTATATCATGATGCGGTTTTTTATGAAGCGCCATCATGCTTGGGCGGATGGACTGGCTTTTGGGGCAGGCCATGGCGGGCTTGAGGCTGTACTGATTACAGGCTTGTCCTCTATCTCACTTATTGTATACGCATTTGCGATCAATAGCGGAACATTTGAACAGCTTTTGATTAATGACGACATCAAACAGGCGCTTCTGCCGATTCAGGAACAGCTGCTGCATACGCCTCCGTATGAATGGCTGCTGGGCGGAATAGAAAGAATCAGTGCCATTGCTGTCCAAATCGGGCTGTCCCTGCTTGTCCTGTATGCGATTAAAAGCCGCCGGCCGCAGTTTCTGCTGTACTCTATCCTTTTACATGCGCTCTTTAATGTACCGGCGGTTTTATACCAAAAAAGAATAATAGAACATGCTGCTGTTGTTGAAATCGTTGTTGCTCTCATAGCGGCTGTATCAGTCTATTGGATTGTAAAAGCAAATAGGCTGTTTCAATAA
- the fabHB gene encoding beta-ketoacyl-ACP synthase III FabHB: MSKAKITAIGTYAPSRRLTNADLEKIVDTSDEWIVQRTGMRERRIADEQQFTSDLCIEAIKDLKSRYGGTLDDVDMILVATTTSDYAFPSTACRVQEYFGWENTGALDINATCAGLTYGLHLANGLITSGLHQKILVIAGETLSKVTDYTDRTTCVLFGDAAGALLVERDEETPGFLASVQGTNGNSGDILYRAGLRNELNGVPLADSGKMVQNGREVYKWAVRTVPREFERLLQQAGLTSGELDWFVPHSANLRMIESICEKTPFPIEKTLTSVEYYGNTSSVSIVLALDLAVKAGKLRKDQTVMLFGFGGGLTYTGLLVKWGM, translated from the coding sequence ATGTCAAAAGCGAAAATTACAGCTATCGGCACCTATGCGCCGAGCAGACGCTTAACCAATGCTGATTTAGAAAAGATCGTTGATACGTCTGATGAATGGATTGTTCAGCGCACAGGAATGAGAGAACGCCGGATAGCGGATGAACAGCAGTTCACCTCTGATTTATGCATCGAAGCGATAAAGGATCTCAAGAGCCGTTATGGAGGGACACTTGATGATGTCGATATGATTCTTGTTGCCACTACAACATCCGATTATGCCTTTCCGAGTACGGCATGCCGCGTGCAGGAATATTTCGGCTGGGAAAACACAGGCGCTCTGGATATTAATGCGACGTGTGCCGGGCTGACATACGGCCTTCATTTGGCTAATGGATTGATCACATCCGGCCTCCATCAAAAAATTCTCGTCATCGCCGGAGAGACATTGTCAAAAGTAACGGATTATACCGATCGAACAACATGCGTGCTGTTCGGTGACGCTGCGGGGGCGCTGTTAGTTGAACGAGATGAAGAGACGCCTGGATTTCTTGCGTCTGTCCAAGGAACAAACGGGAACAGCGGAGATATATTGTACCGTGCCGGGCTGCGAAATGAACTAAATGGGGTTCCCCTTGCTGATTCCGGTAAAATGGTTCAAAATGGCCGTGAAGTGTATAAATGGGCAGTGAGAACCGTCCCCCGCGAATTTGAACGCCTTTTGCAACAGGCAGGGCTGACAAGCGGCGAGCTCGATTGGTTTGTCCCTCACAGCGCCAACTTGCGCATGATCGAATCGATATGTGAAAAAACACCGTTCCCGATTGAAAAAACGCTCACCAGTGTCGAATATTATGGAAACACGTCTTCTGTTTCGATTGTTTTGGCACTTGATCTCGCAGTCAAAGCCGGGAAGCTGAGAAAAGATCAAACCGTGATGCTGTTTGGGTTTGGCGGCGGATTAACCTATACAGGATTACTTGTTAAATGGGGTATGTAA
- the hemY gene encoding protoporphyrinogen oxidase, translated as MSDGKKHVVIIGGGITGLAAAFYMEKEIKEKDLPLELTLVEASPRVGGKIQTVKKDGYIIERGPDSFLERKKSAPELVKDLGLEHLLVNNATGQSYVLVNRTLHPMPKGAVMGIPTKIAPFVSTGLFSLSGKARAAMDFILPASKSKDDQSLGEFFRRRVGDEVVENLIEPLLSGIYAGDIDKLSLMSTFPQFYQTEQKHRSLILGMKKTRPQGAGQQLTAKKQGQFQTLSTGLQTLVEEIEKQLKLTKIYKGTKVTKISNGGAGYSLELDNGVTLDADSVIVTAPHKAAAGMLSELPAISHLKNMHSTSVANVALGFPEGAVQMEHEGTGFVISRNSDFAITACTWTNKKWPHAAPEGKTLLRAYVGKAGDESIVDLSDNDIINFVLEDLKKVMNIKGEPEMACVTRWHESMPQYHVGHKQRIKELREALASAYPGVYMTGASFEGVGIPDCIDQGKAAVSDALTYLFS; from the coding sequence ATGAGTGACGGCAAAAAACATGTAGTCATCATCGGCGGCGGCATTACCGGTTTAGCCGCCGCCTTCTATATGGAAAAAGAAATCAAAGAAAAAGATCTGCCGCTTGAGCTGACGCTCGTTGAGGCAAGTCCGAGAGTCGGCGGGAAAATCCAGACTGTCAAAAAAGACGGCTATATCATCGAACGAGGGCCTGACTCATTTCTGGAACGGAAGAAAAGCGCTCCGGAGCTTGTCAAAGACTTAGGCCTTGAACATTTACTTGTCAACAATGCGACAGGACAATCCTATGTGCTTGTAAACCGCACTCTGCATCCAATGCCGAAAGGCGCCGTAATGGGGATACCGACAAAAATCGCGCCGTTCGTTTCAACCGGTCTGTTTTCTCTGTCTGGGAAGGCAAGAGCCGCTATGGATTTCATCCTGCCTGCAAGCAAATCAAAAGACGACCAGTCATTGGGAGAATTTTTCCGCAGACGTGTCGGAGATGAAGTGGTTGAGAATTTAATCGAGCCGCTTCTATCAGGCATCTACGCTGGCGACATTGACAAGCTCAGCCTAATGTCGACTTTTCCGCAATTTTACCAGACGGAACAAAAGCACAGAAGTTTAATTCTAGGCATGAAAAAAACAAGGCCTCAAGGCGCCGGCCAGCAGCTGACGGCTAAAAAGCAAGGGCAGTTCCAGACCCTGTCAACCGGTTTGCAGACTCTTGTCGAAGAGATCGAAAAGCAATTAAAGCTGACGAAGATATACAAAGGCACAAAAGTGACCAAGATCAGCAACGGTGGCGCTGGCTACTCACTCGAGTTGGATAACGGAGTCACACTTGATGCTGATTCAGTGATTGTGACTGCTCCGCATAAAGCGGCTGCGGGAATGCTTTCAGAGCTTCCTGCCATTTCTCATTTGAAAAATATGCACTCCACATCCGTGGCAAATGTCGCCTTGGGCTTCCCTGAAGGCGCCGTTCAAATGGAGCATGAGGGCACGGGCTTTGTGATCTCAAGAAACAGTGATTTCGCGATCACAGCCTGTACGTGGACGAACAAAAAATGGCCGCACGCAGCGCCGGAAGGCAAAACGCTGCTTCGTGCATATGTCGGGAAAGCCGGAGACGAATCCATTGTCGATCTCTCAGATAACGACATTATCAATTTTGTGTTAGAAGACTTAAAGAAAGTCATGAACATAAAAGGGGAGCCGGAAATGGCATGTGTCACCCGCTGGCATGAAAGCATGCCGCAGTACCATGTCGGCCATAAGCAGCGCATCAAAGAGCTGCGCGAAGCACTGGCCTCCGCGTATCCGGGTGTCTACATGACAGGCGCTTCTTTTGAAGGTGTCGGAATTCCCGACTGCATCGATCAAGGAAAAGCAGCCGTGTCTGACGCGCTCACCTATTTATTCAGCTAA